The following are from one region of the Salvia splendens isolate huo1 chromosome 2, SspV2, whole genome shotgun sequence genome:
- the LOC121791858 gene encoding probable beta-D-xylosidase 6 isoform X1, with amino-acid sequence MGTALVLFVFLFLLQLTCQSHSYKRPCQPPHHHSYPFCNTSLPLKSRAHSLISLLTLPEKIQQLSNNASAVPRLGIPSYQWWSESLHGIASNGPGVSFNGSISSATVFPQVILASSAFNRSLWAALAAAIAVEATAMHNSGLAGLTYWAPNINIFRDPRWGRGQETPGEDPLLTSSYAVEYVTAFQGGYYRQASGYNFGMQRRVLGDDGDEMMLSLSACCKHFTAYDLEKWGQFSRYNFNAVVTEQDMEDTYQAPFRSCILQGNASCLMCSYNSINGVPACANRHLLQKARSDWNFRGYITSDCDAVATIYEYQNYTKTAEDAVADALKAGTDINCGTYMLRHMMSAFEQGKVSEENIHKALLNLFLVQLRLGLFDGEPARNRFRKLGPKDVCSEEHRKLALEATQQGIVLLKNEQKLLPLNKHGVSSLALIGPLANSTDLGGGYTGVPCNPISIMEGLKGYVKDIYHAAGCQDVSCNSTVGFVEALSAARQSDYVIVVAGIDLSQETEDHDRYSLLLPGYQIELVTAVAVVSKKPIILVLTGGGPLDVSFAVPNPQIGSILWIGYPGETGGTALSEIIFGNYNPGGRLTMTWYPESFTRVPMNDMNMRADPSRGYPGRTYRFYTGDRVFGFGYGLSYTSFTYKLTSAPLKLSLPVSIPVRRKRNLVYKRGNDDIYVDEVPYCSSLRFEVKISVTNGGDVDGSEVVLLFAKSAKKLRGSPEMQLVGFERVHILQHETAETRFVVDPCDHLSFADEDGNRVLPTGDHLLISKSIEHVVSIEIS; translated from the exons ATGGGAACAGCGCTTGTCTTGTTtgtcttcctcttcctcctccagTTGACTTGCCAGTCCCACTCCTACAAACGGCCATGCCAGCCTCCGCACCACCACTCCTACCCCTTCTGCAACACCTCCCTCCCTCTCAAATCCCGCGCCCACTCCCTAATCTCCCTCCTCACCCTCCCTGAGAAGATCCAGCAGCTCTCCAACAACGCCTCTGCCGTCCCCCGCCTCGGCATTCCCTCATACCAGTGGTGGTCCGAATCCCTCCACGGCATCGCTTCCAACGGCCCCGGCGTCTCCTTTAACGGCTCCATCTCCTCCGCCACCGTCTTCCCCCAGGTCATCCTCGCCTCCTCCGCCTTCAACCGCTCCCTCTGGGCCGCCCTCGCCGCCGCCATCGCTGTCGAGGCCACAGCTATGCATAATTCGGGCCTGGCCGGCCTCACCTATTGGGCCCCCAATATCAACATATTCAGGGACCCCAGGTGGGGACGGGGCCAGGAGACGCCCGGGGAGGATCCCTTGCTCACCTCCTCTTACGCCGTCGAGTATGTCACAGCTTTTCAGGGAGGGTACTACCGCCAAGCTTCCGGGTACAACTTTGGGATGCAGAGGAGAGTATTAGGCGATGATGGTGATGAAATGATGCTGTCTTTGTCTGCTTGCTGCAAGCATTTCACTGCTTATGATTTGGAGAAATGGGGCCAATTTAGTAGATACAATTTCAATGCTGTG GTAACTGAACAAGATATGGAAGATACATACCAAGCACCATTCAGGAGCTGCATCCTGCAGGGTAATGCAAGTTGCTTGATGTGTTCATACAATTCTATAAATGGTGTTCCAGCTTGTGCAAATCGGCATCTCTTACAAAAAGCTCGGAGCGACTGGAATTTTAGAGG ATACATCACCTCTGACTGTGATGCTGTGGCTACCATTTATGAATATCAGAACTATACAAAGACCGCAGAGGATGctgttgcagatgctcttaaaGCAG gAACTGACATAAACTGTGGAACTTATATGTTGCGCCACATGATGTCTGCATTCGAGCAAGGGAAGGTATCGGAAGAAAATATACATAAGGCACTACTTAATCTCTTCCTTGTCCAGCTTCGGTTAGGGCTCTTTGATGGAGAGCCTGCAAGAAATCGTTTTAGAAAATTGGGGCCGAAAGATGTCTGCTCTGAAGAGCACAGGAAATTGGCTCTTGAAGCAACTCAGCAGGGTATTGTGCTTCTGAAGAACGAGCAGAAATTGCTTCCCTTAAATAAACATGGTGtctcttcgttggctctgataGGTCCGCTGGCTAATTCGACTGACCTTGGAGGTGGCTATACAG gtGTTCCATGCAACCCGATAAGTATTATGGAAGGACTGAAAGGATATGTAAAGGATATCTATCACGCTGCTGGTTGCCAAGACGTATCTTGCAATTCAACAGTTGGTTTTGTAGAAGCTCTCTCCGCTGCTAGACAATCTGATTATGTGATTGTTGTAGCTGGGATAGATTTGTCTCAAGAAACTGAGGATCATGACAGATATAGCCTTCTGCTACCGGGTTATCAGATTGAACTCGTCACTGCAGTTGCTGTTGTGAGTAAAAAACCTATTATTTTAGTTCTTACTGGCGGTGGACCATTAGACGTGTCCTTTGCTGTTCCTAATCCACAGATTGGCAGCATTCTTTGGATTGGTTATCCTGGAGAGACCGGTGGAACTGCACTATCTGAAATCATCTTCGGAAACTATAATCCGG GTGGAAGACTTACCATGACCTGGTATCCGGAGTCATTCACCAGGGTTCCAATGAATGACATGAATATGCGAGCTGATCCATCACGCGGGTATCCAGGAAGAACTTACCGGTTCTACACTGGAGACCGAGTATTTGGTTTCGGGTATGGGCTAAGTTACACTAGTTTCACGTACAAACTCACATCAGCACCATTGAAATTGAGTTTACCGGTATCCATCCCTGTTAGACGGAAGAGGAACTTGGTCTACAAGAGAGGCAATGATGATATCTACGTTGATGAGGTGCCATATTGCAGTTCCTTGAGGTTCGAGGTGAAGATTTCTGTGACCAATGGTGGAGATGTTGACGGGAGTGAAGTCGTTCTTCTGTTTGCTAAATCAGCAAAGAAACTGAGAGGCTCTCCAGAAATGCAGCTAGTTGGATTCGAGCGTGTCCACATCTTACAGCACGAAACTGCCGAAACAAGGTTTGTTGTCGATCCCTGTGACCATCTGAGCTTTGCGGACGAGGATGGGAACCGTGTATTGCCTACTGGAGATCACCTTCTTATATCCAAGAGCATCGAGCATGTTGTTTCCATAGAGATATCATGA
- the LOC121791858 gene encoding probable beta-D-xylosidase 6 isoform X3: protein MGTALVLFVFLFLLQLTCQSHSYKRPCQPPHHHSYPFCNTSLPLKSRAHSLISLLTLPEKIQQLSNNASAVPRLGIPSYQWWSESLHGIASNGPGVSFNGSISSATVFPQVILASSAFNRSLWAALAAAIAVEATAMHNSGLAGLTYWAPNINIFRDPRWGRGQETPGEDPLLTSSYAVEYVTAFQGGYYRQASGYNFGMQRRVLGDDGDEMMLSLSACCKHFTAYDLEKWGQFSRYNFNAVVTEQDMEDTYQAPFRSCILQGNASCLMCSYNSINGVPACANRHLLQKARSDWNFRGYITSDCDAVATIYEYQNYTKTAEDAVADALKAGTDINCGTYMLRHMMSAFEQGKVSEENIHKALLNLFLVQLRLGLFDGEPARNRFRKLGPKDVCSEEHRKLALEATQQGIVLLKNEQKLLPLNKHGVSSLALIGPLANSTDLGGGYTGVPCNPISIMEGLKGYVKDIYHAAGCQDVSCNSTVGFVEALSAARQSDYVIVVAGIDLSQETEDHDRYSLLLPGYQIELVTAVAVVSKKPIILVLTGGGPLDVSFAVPNPQIGSILWIGYPGETGGTALSEIIFGNYNPGGRLTMTWYPESFTRVPMNDMNMRADPSRGYPGRTYRFYTGDRVFGFGRKRNLVYKRGNDDIYVDEVPYCSSLRFEVKISVTNGGDVDGSEVVLLFAKSAKKLRGSPEMQLVGFERVHILQHETAETRFVVDPCDHLSFADEDGNRVLPTGDHLLISKSIEHVVSIEIS, encoded by the exons ATGGGAACAGCGCTTGTCTTGTTtgtcttcctcttcctcctccagTTGACTTGCCAGTCCCACTCCTACAAACGGCCATGCCAGCCTCCGCACCACCACTCCTACCCCTTCTGCAACACCTCCCTCCCTCTCAAATCCCGCGCCCACTCCCTAATCTCCCTCCTCACCCTCCCTGAGAAGATCCAGCAGCTCTCCAACAACGCCTCTGCCGTCCCCCGCCTCGGCATTCCCTCATACCAGTGGTGGTCCGAATCCCTCCACGGCATCGCTTCCAACGGCCCCGGCGTCTCCTTTAACGGCTCCATCTCCTCCGCCACCGTCTTCCCCCAGGTCATCCTCGCCTCCTCCGCCTTCAACCGCTCCCTCTGGGCCGCCCTCGCCGCCGCCATCGCTGTCGAGGCCACAGCTATGCATAATTCGGGCCTGGCCGGCCTCACCTATTGGGCCCCCAATATCAACATATTCAGGGACCCCAGGTGGGGACGGGGCCAGGAGACGCCCGGGGAGGATCCCTTGCTCACCTCCTCTTACGCCGTCGAGTATGTCACAGCTTTTCAGGGAGGGTACTACCGCCAAGCTTCCGGGTACAACTTTGGGATGCAGAGGAGAGTATTAGGCGATGATGGTGATGAAATGATGCTGTCTTTGTCTGCTTGCTGCAAGCATTTCACTGCTTATGATTTGGAGAAATGGGGCCAATTTAGTAGATACAATTTCAATGCTGTG GTAACTGAACAAGATATGGAAGATACATACCAAGCACCATTCAGGAGCTGCATCCTGCAGGGTAATGCAAGTTGCTTGATGTGTTCATACAATTCTATAAATGGTGTTCCAGCTTGTGCAAATCGGCATCTCTTACAAAAAGCTCGGAGCGACTGGAATTTTAGAGG ATACATCACCTCTGACTGTGATGCTGTGGCTACCATTTATGAATATCAGAACTATACAAAGACCGCAGAGGATGctgttgcagatgctcttaaaGCAG gAACTGACATAAACTGTGGAACTTATATGTTGCGCCACATGATGTCTGCATTCGAGCAAGGGAAGGTATCGGAAGAAAATATACATAAGGCACTACTTAATCTCTTCCTTGTCCAGCTTCGGTTAGGGCTCTTTGATGGAGAGCCTGCAAGAAATCGTTTTAGAAAATTGGGGCCGAAAGATGTCTGCTCTGAAGAGCACAGGAAATTGGCTCTTGAAGCAACTCAGCAGGGTATTGTGCTTCTGAAGAACGAGCAGAAATTGCTTCCCTTAAATAAACATGGTGtctcttcgttggctctgataGGTCCGCTGGCTAATTCGACTGACCTTGGAGGTGGCTATACAG gtGTTCCATGCAACCCGATAAGTATTATGGAAGGACTGAAAGGATATGTAAAGGATATCTATCACGCTGCTGGTTGCCAAGACGTATCTTGCAATTCAACAGTTGGTTTTGTAGAAGCTCTCTCCGCTGCTAGACAATCTGATTATGTGATTGTTGTAGCTGGGATAGATTTGTCTCAAGAAACTGAGGATCATGACAGATATAGCCTTCTGCTACCGGGTTATCAGATTGAACTCGTCACTGCAGTTGCTGTTGTGAGTAAAAAACCTATTATTTTAGTTCTTACTGGCGGTGGACCATTAGACGTGTCCTTTGCTGTTCCTAATCCACAGATTGGCAGCATTCTTTGGATTGGTTATCCTGGAGAGACCGGTGGAACTGCACTATCTGAAATCATCTTCGGAAACTATAATCCGG GTGGAAGACTTACCATGACCTGGTATCCGGAGTCATTCACCAGGGTTCCAATGAATGACATGAATATGCGAGCTGATCCATCACGCGGGTATCCAGGAAGAACTTACCGGTTCTACACTGGAGACCGAGTATTTGGTTTCGG ACGGAAGAGGAACTTGGTCTACAAGAGAGGCAATGATGATATCTACGTTGATGAGGTGCCATATTGCAGTTCCTTGAGGTTCGAGGTGAAGATTTCTGTGACCAATGGTGGAGATGTTGACGGGAGTGAAGTCGTTCTTCTGTTTGCTAAATCAGCAAAGAAACTGAGAGGCTCTCCAGAAATGCAGCTAGTTGGATTCGAGCGTGTCCACATCTTACAGCACGAAACTGCCGAAACAAGGTTTGTTGTCGATCCCTGTGACCATCTGAGCTTTGCGGACGAGGATGGGAACCGTGTATTGCCTACTGGAGATCACCTTCTTATATCCAAGAGCATCGAGCATGTTGTTTCCATAGAGATATCATGA
- the LOC121791858 gene encoding probable beta-D-xylosidase 6 isoform X2 codes for MGTALVLFVFLFLLQLTCQSHSYKRPCQPPHHHSYPFCNTSLPLKSRAHSLISLLTLPEKIQQLSNNASAVPRLGIPSYQWWSESLHGIASNGPGVSFNGSISSATVFPQVILASSAFNRSLWAALAAAIAVEATAMHNSGLAGLTYWAPNINIFRDPRWGRGQETPGEDPLLTSSYAVEYVTAFQGGYYRQASGYNFGMQRRVLGDDGDEMMLSLSACCKHFTAYDLEKWGQFSRYNFNAVVTEQDMEDTYQAPFRSCILQGNASCLMCSYNSINGVPACANRHLLQKARSDWNFRGYITSDCDAVATIYEYQNYTKTAEDAVADALKAGTDINCGTYMLRHMMSAFEQGKVSEENIHKALLNLFLVQLRLGLFDGEPARNRFRKLGPKDVCSEEHRKLALEATQQGIVLLKNEQKLLPLNKHGVSSLALIGPLANSTDLGGGYTGVPCNPISIMEGLKGYVKDIYHAAGCQDVSCNSTVGFVEALSAARQSDYVIVVAGIDLSQETEDHDRYSLLLPGYQIELVTAVAVIGSILWIGYPGETGGTALSEIIFGNYNPGGRLTMTWYPESFTRVPMNDMNMRADPSRGYPGRTYRFYTGDRVFGFGYGLSYTSFTYKLTSAPLKLSLPVSIPVRRKRNLVYKRGNDDIYVDEVPYCSSLRFEVKISVTNGGDVDGSEVVLLFAKSAKKLRGSPEMQLVGFERVHILQHETAETRFVVDPCDHLSFADEDGNRVLPTGDHLLISKSIEHVVSIEIS; via the exons ATGGGAACAGCGCTTGTCTTGTTtgtcttcctcttcctcctccagTTGACTTGCCAGTCCCACTCCTACAAACGGCCATGCCAGCCTCCGCACCACCACTCCTACCCCTTCTGCAACACCTCCCTCCCTCTCAAATCCCGCGCCCACTCCCTAATCTCCCTCCTCACCCTCCCTGAGAAGATCCAGCAGCTCTCCAACAACGCCTCTGCCGTCCCCCGCCTCGGCATTCCCTCATACCAGTGGTGGTCCGAATCCCTCCACGGCATCGCTTCCAACGGCCCCGGCGTCTCCTTTAACGGCTCCATCTCCTCCGCCACCGTCTTCCCCCAGGTCATCCTCGCCTCCTCCGCCTTCAACCGCTCCCTCTGGGCCGCCCTCGCCGCCGCCATCGCTGTCGAGGCCACAGCTATGCATAATTCGGGCCTGGCCGGCCTCACCTATTGGGCCCCCAATATCAACATATTCAGGGACCCCAGGTGGGGACGGGGCCAGGAGACGCCCGGGGAGGATCCCTTGCTCACCTCCTCTTACGCCGTCGAGTATGTCACAGCTTTTCAGGGAGGGTACTACCGCCAAGCTTCCGGGTACAACTTTGGGATGCAGAGGAGAGTATTAGGCGATGATGGTGATGAAATGATGCTGTCTTTGTCTGCTTGCTGCAAGCATTTCACTGCTTATGATTTGGAGAAATGGGGCCAATTTAGTAGATACAATTTCAATGCTGTG GTAACTGAACAAGATATGGAAGATACATACCAAGCACCATTCAGGAGCTGCATCCTGCAGGGTAATGCAAGTTGCTTGATGTGTTCATACAATTCTATAAATGGTGTTCCAGCTTGTGCAAATCGGCATCTCTTACAAAAAGCTCGGAGCGACTGGAATTTTAGAGG ATACATCACCTCTGACTGTGATGCTGTGGCTACCATTTATGAATATCAGAACTATACAAAGACCGCAGAGGATGctgttgcagatgctcttaaaGCAG gAACTGACATAAACTGTGGAACTTATATGTTGCGCCACATGATGTCTGCATTCGAGCAAGGGAAGGTATCGGAAGAAAATATACATAAGGCACTACTTAATCTCTTCCTTGTCCAGCTTCGGTTAGGGCTCTTTGATGGAGAGCCTGCAAGAAATCGTTTTAGAAAATTGGGGCCGAAAGATGTCTGCTCTGAAGAGCACAGGAAATTGGCTCTTGAAGCAACTCAGCAGGGTATTGTGCTTCTGAAGAACGAGCAGAAATTGCTTCCCTTAAATAAACATGGTGtctcttcgttggctctgataGGTCCGCTGGCTAATTCGACTGACCTTGGAGGTGGCTATACAG gtGTTCCATGCAACCCGATAAGTATTATGGAAGGACTGAAAGGATATGTAAAGGATATCTATCACGCTGCTGGTTGCCAAGACGTATCTTGCAATTCAACAGTTGGTTTTGTAGAAGCTCTCTCCGCTGCTAGACAATCTGATTATGTGATTGTTGTAGCTGGGATAGATTTGTCTCAAGAAACTGAGGATCATGACAGATATAGCCTTCTGCTACCGGGTTATCAGATTGAACTCGTCACTGCAGTTGCTGTT ATTGGCAGCATTCTTTGGATTGGTTATCCTGGAGAGACCGGTGGAACTGCACTATCTGAAATCATCTTCGGAAACTATAATCCGG GTGGAAGACTTACCATGACCTGGTATCCGGAGTCATTCACCAGGGTTCCAATGAATGACATGAATATGCGAGCTGATCCATCACGCGGGTATCCAGGAAGAACTTACCGGTTCTACACTGGAGACCGAGTATTTGGTTTCGGGTATGGGCTAAGTTACACTAGTTTCACGTACAAACTCACATCAGCACCATTGAAATTGAGTTTACCGGTATCCATCCCTGTTAGACGGAAGAGGAACTTGGTCTACAAGAGAGGCAATGATGATATCTACGTTGATGAGGTGCCATATTGCAGTTCCTTGAGGTTCGAGGTGAAGATTTCTGTGACCAATGGTGGAGATGTTGACGGGAGTGAAGTCGTTCTTCTGTTTGCTAAATCAGCAAAGAAACTGAGAGGCTCTCCAGAAATGCAGCTAGTTGGATTCGAGCGTGTCCACATCTTACAGCACGAAACTGCCGAAACAAGGTTTGTTGTCGATCCCTGTGACCATCTGAGCTTTGCGGACGAGGATGGGAACCGTGTATTGCCTACTGGAGATCACCTTCTTATATCCAAGAGCATCGAGCATGTTGTTTCCATAGAGATATCATGA
- the LOC121791847 gene encoding glycine-rich domain-containing protein 1-like, translating to MEKQQNLEWEAAQSIAISVDLVSAAKKQLKFLAAVDRNRWLYDGPALDRAIYRYNAYWLPLLAKHSESPLFEGPLVVPLDCEWIWHSHRLNPIRYKKDCLELYGKLLDNRNVISSVEGASKNQTEDAWKTLFPGEPFELDLEVKQENTTGDGVVAEKFTKYDLVSAVQRQTPFFHQVSQPHMNETRYIRGAVARYKGFLHLIKRNKEQGIQSFVVPTYDIDLIWHTHQLHPASYSEDLVKYMGRILEHDDTDSDRSKGQKLDVGFTGTNMTFEDLFGRRYWRAGAMYKGVAPSPVRLSPYSGTDMKEESSCTQNPKLQLPSREVFEVMLEFAGVRNLPEGHNGSLFVTLSKSGTDKIFNGHRIIKIVAESGEKQVATFRCQPTGNLQCELMSSSPSVSMGTMSISLEDFLSSDSDLTVEKWFDLVSSNTTETKPIGLRVAISVTTPTPAPYTLNMVHSQQPIPGKPQFSRDLTAIVDEDGKMLINLHIRDMHKSRGKKECRRRVLIGNMASGKSCTLAEFTGFKWSMVNSPWSVKLPNANNDDGHIFELTGPYTVRFFRGGRLDYDSNSQHEPHLFTAIKFSPEEPYGTTVGLLNMKSGTIKVKEEWFILPSIIVTCILGKILRKTNQAPLQTKIGATCVSGGCGIMMANCGVTGVISGCGSCGSMMANCGVSGGCGNMMANCGVTGTGGACGLSGVKSERVMANCGVSSTSGGCGVPGKMMANCGVSGASGSCGVSSRGSENMMANCGVNGRVGAKSECVMANCGVNSRAKFESGVSGGAKSETAMANCGVSGGAKSESAMANCGVSGGAKSESAMANCGVSGGAKSESAMANCGFSSGESGSMMANCGVSGGAESESAMANCGVNGGAKSESAMANCGVSGGAKSESAMGNCGVSSGESGSMMANCGVSGGAKSESAMANCGVSSGESGSMMTNCGASGGVKFGNMMANCGVSNEAKSKSVMGNCGVSAGCGVSNGEFGSMMAKCGVNSGSGSKIGMGSGGCGISLSENGIMMSNCSVSGGAKSENMMPNCGVSGVSMMANCGVNGGAKTMMANCGVSSGMSESMTANCGVSNEESGSIMANCGVSSGANCGVSSAKESTKCGGCGVNVEAN from the exons ATGGAGAAGCAGCAGAATTTGGAATGGGAAGCAGCACAGAGCATTGCGATCAGTGTCGACCTTGTTTCCGCGGCTAAAAAGCAGCTCAAGTTTCTCGCGGCTGTTGATCGGAACCGTTGGCTCTATGATGGCCCCGCTCTAGATAGGGCTATTTACAG GTACAATGCTTATTGGCTTCCATTGCTGGCGAAGCATTCTGAATCACCACTTTTCGAAGGCCCATTAGTTGTCCCTTTGGATTGTGAATGGATTTGGCACTCTCACAGGCTCAATCCA ATTAGATACAAGAAAGACTGCCTGGAGTTGTATGGCAAACTTCTTGACAACAGGAATGTTATTTCTTCTGTGGAAGGAGCTTCGAAAAACCAAACTGAGGACGCGTGGAAAACATTGTTTCCAGGCGAGCCGTTTGAGCTAGATTTGGAAGTTAAGCAAGAGAACACCACTGGTGATGGTGTAGTGGCAGAGAAGTTCACAAAGTATGATTTGGTCTCAGCTGTTCAAAGGCAAACTCCTTTCTTTCATCAG GTCTCCCAGCCCCATATGAATGAGACTCGCTATATTAGAGGAGCTGTGGCTAGATACAAAGGATTTCTACACCTGATCAAGAGAAACAAGGAGCAAGGCATACAAAGCTTCGTTGTTCCCACTTACGACATTGACCTCATTTGGCACACTCATCAGTTGCATCCAGCTTCTTATAGCGAAGATCTTGTTAAATATATGGGAAGGATTTTAGAGCATGACGACACTGATTCTGACAGATCAAAAGGTCAGAAACTGGATGTTGGGTTCACCGGGACGAACATGACATTCGAGGACCTGTTTGGCCGTAGGTACTGGAGAGCTGGAGCAATGTACAAAGGTGTTGCACCTTCACCTGTCAGACTCTCTCCTTACTCAGGCACTGACATGAAGGAGGAGTCAAGCTGTACTCAAAACCCAAAATTACAACTTCCTTCCAGGGAAGTGTTTGAG GTCATGTTGGAGTTCGCAGGCGTAAGGAACCTGCCAGAGGGACATAATGGAAGTCTCTTTGTGACCTTGAGTAAATCAGGGACAGATAAGATCTTCAACGGTCATAGAATCATTAAAATTGTAGCCGAATCTGGTGAGAAACAAGTGGCAACCTTCCGGTGTCAGCCTACGGGGAACCTACAATGTGAACTCATGTCCTCCTCACCTTCTGTTTCAATGGGCACAATGTCCATATCTCTGGAAGACTTTTTGTCATCCGACTCCGATCTTACAGTGGAGAAATGGTTTGATTTGGTTTCTTCAAATACCACGGAAACCAAGCCAATTGGCTTGCGAGTGGCCATCTCCGTTACCACGCCTACCCCAGCACCATATACGCTTAATATGGTTCACTCTCAGCAGCCAATTCCAGGCAAGCCCCAGTTTTCCAGAGATTTGACAGCCATAGTTGATGAGGATGGCAAGATGCTGATAAATCTACATATAAG AGATATGCACAAGTCAAGAGGCAAGAAAGAATGTAGAAGAAGAGTTTTGATTGGAAACATGGCTTCGGGAAAATCATGTACTCTAGCTGAGTTTACAGGCTTCAAATGGTCTATGGTGAATTCTCCATGGTCTGTTAAGCTTCCGAACGCGAACAATGACGACGGACATATCTTCGAGTTGACTGGCCCTTATACT GTAAGGTTTTTCCGAGGTGGAAGGTTGGATTACGATTCAAACAGTCAACATGAACCTCACCTATTTACCGCGATAAAGTTCTCACCTGAAGAGCCTTATGGAACAACAGTGGGATTACTTAACATGAAGTCTGGCACTATCAAG GTCAAAGAAGAATGGTTCATTTTACCTAGCATCATAGTTACATGTATACTTGGTAAGATATTGAGGAAGACCAATCAGGCTCCTCTGCAAACAAAAATTGGTGCTACTTGTGTAAGTGGTGGCTGTGGAATCATGATGGCTAATTGTGGTGTTACCGGCGTTATTAGTGGTTGTGGTAGTTGTGGAAGCATGATGGCTAATTGCGGTGTTAGTGGGGGATGTGGAAACATGATGGCTAACTGCGGTGTTACCGGCACTGGTGGCGCTTGCGGACTTAGTGGTGTTAAATCTGAAAGAGTGATGGCTAACTGTGGCGTTAGCAGTACTAGTGGTGGTTGTGGTGTACCGGGGAAAATGATGGCAAATTGTGGTGTTAGCGGTGCTAGTGGTAGCTGCGGTGTTAGCAGTCGTGGATCTGAAAACATGATGGCTAACTGTGGCGTTAATGGCCGTGTTGGTGCTAAATCAGAATGTGTGATGGCCAACTGCGGTGTTAATAGCCGTGCTAAATTTGAAAGTGGTGTCAGTGGTGGTGCTAAATCTGAAACTGCAATGGCTAACTGTGGTGTTAGTGGTGGCGCCAAATCTGAAAGCGCGATGGCTAACTGTGGTGTTAGTGGTGGTGCTAAATCTGAAAGTGCAATGGCCAACTGTGGTGTTAGCGGTGGCGCCAAATCTGAAAGCGCAATGGCTAACTGTGGTTTTAGTAGTGGTGAATCTGGAAGCATGATGGCTAACTGTGGTGTTAGTGGTGGCGCAGAATCTGAAAGTGCAATGGCTAACTGTGGTGTTAATGGTGGTGCTAAATCTGAAAGTGCAATGGCCAACTGTGGTGTTAGTGGTGGCGCCAAATCAGAAAGTGCGATGGGTAACTGTGGTGTTAGTAGTGGTGAATCTGGAAGCATGATGGCTAACTGTGGTGTTAGTGGTGGCGCCAAATCTGAAAGCGCGATGGCTAATTGCGGTGTTAGTAGTGGTGAATCTGGAAGCATGATGACTAATTGTGGTGCTAGTGGTGGTGTTAAATTTGGAAATATGATGGCTAATTGTGGTGTTAGTAATGAGGCTAAATCTAAAAGTGTGATGGGCAATTGTGGTGTTAGCGCTGGTTGTGGTGTTAGTAATGGTGAATTTGGAAGCATGATGGCTAAATGTGGAGTTAATAGTGGCAGTGGATCCAAGATTGGGATGGGCAGTGGTGGTTGTGGAATTAGTCTTAGTGAAAATGGAATCATGATGAGTAACTGCAGTGTTAGCGGAGGTGCTAAATCCGAAAATATGATGCCTAACTGTGGTGTCAGTGGTGTTAGCATGATGGCAAACTGTGGTGTCAACGGAGGTGCTAAAACCATGATGGCTAACTGCGGCGTTAGCAGTGGTATGTCTGAAAGCATGACGGCTAATTGCGGAGTTAGCAATGAAGAATCTGGAAGCATAATGGCCAACTGCGGTGTTTCCAGTGGTGCTAATTGCGGTGTTAGTAGTGCCAAGGAGTCGACAAAATGTGGTGGATGCGGGGTAAATGTGGAAGCAAATTAG